Part of the Flavobacterium alkalisoli genome is shown below.
TAGGATCACCGCCGCCGACCGGGCAGGGCTGGATGTGTTTGGCATAGGAGAACACCATAAGAAGGAATTTCTGGATTCCGCACCGGCAATAATCCTTGCTGCGGCCGCAGCAAGGACCACACGTATCCGTCTTGCCAGCGCGGTAACGGTACTGAGTACTTCCGATCCGGTACGCGTATACCAGAATTTTGCGACAATCGACCTTATTTCCAAAGGGCGTGCAGAATTGGTTGTGGGACGTGGTTCGGCAACGGAGGCGTATCCGCTGTTCGGCTTTGACCTGAGGGATTATGATGCGCTCTTTAAGGAGAAGCTGGACCTGCTCTTGCAGCTCCGCGATGAGGAGTTTGTCACTTGGAAAGGACAGTTCCGCCCGGCACTGGACAACCAGCCTGTTTACCCGAGGGCGCTTCAGGAAAAATTACCGGTATGGCTGGGTGTGGGGGGTACCCCGGAATCGTTTGTACGGGCAGGTATGCTCGGGCTTCCTCTGATGGTCGCAGTTATTGGGGGCGAAACGGAGCGTTTCCGTCCCCTTGTTGACCTTTATAGGGAGGCCGGGGCAAAAGCAGGATTCTTACCGCAGGACTTGCGCGTAGGACTGCATTCACCGGGCTATGTAGCCCGCAGTGATGAGAAGGCTATAGCAGATTACTATCCAGGTT
Proteins encoded:
- a CDS encoding Atu2307/SP_0267 family LLM class monooxygenase codes for the protein MEIGIDSFASARYGSNTLSSVAAMEQLLDRITAADRAGLDVFGIGEHHKKEFLDSAPAIILAAAAARTTRIRLASAVTVLSTSDPVRVYQNFATIDLISKGRAELVVGRGSATEAYPLFGFDLRDYDALFKEKLDLLLQLRDEEFVTWKGQFRPALDNQPVYPRALQEKLPVWLGVGGTPESFVRAGMLGLPLMVAVIGGETERFRPLVDLYREAGAKAGFLPQDLRVGLHSPGYVARSDEKAIADYYPGYAEQWTKLGRERGWPAVTRAGFDAMTAPQGALVVGGPEQVAEKLIRHSKALGGVDRFTFQMDNAGLSHGQLLESIGLIGSEVIPLIKGQL